The following proteins come from a genomic window of Portunus trituberculatus isolate SZX2019 chromosome 35, ASM1759143v1, whole genome shotgun sequence:
- the LOC123513077 gene encoding uncharacterized protein LOC123513077, with the protein MFTYSLLYSWIHLCVSLDLEGWSYTVAIDSHVHHGNISNLLGRELLVRGGGILIVGQEQDLHGGGFNIGQTYEGYVADLIIFPNVQRIQRVKEFLSCTLKRRETTVVTFSSMENDWELLGDLEMISFTPEQLCGKPPPSHIMFPEHRTLKESQDQCHMLKGWLSAPQSESENIAIVKATQDRMDVCTISWGVYLWLGVKTVFSNNSWSYISLDTNKSMEYTNFRKGYSTAVESYNCTYMDAFDTGKWAVYPCTLKTCSVCSFDKPSTLRLRGLCENTLLDRIYIIKGVRNGKPFFSGIGNTEIFWDNTTWMLTDVLDQGVSGVMKSSSLQQYPVGLRTWNIIGDKCPLRNPELLMTACSEKQYTCHDGTCINKIQRCDREVNCPDQSDERLCTTVVVPEDYIREVPPAKRGTDPAWVNFHIIILSMQPLDTNNMKITIDIRLILRWWDPRLDMESLNYADSLNFIHEDDIWRPDLLFQDVVGTEAVTVLQWETFVAVMESKPLPDDITRVREDEVYPGETNSLKLEQNYQVKFTCDMRLQLYPFDTQTCTFIIRLKSYTRYLVALRSFETIVEYRGARNLREYKIREVELVGHDWYNYSGQEIRFNLDNLSGFYVSSTYIPTFLMVLICYSTFFYELDDFNDRIMVSLTALLVLATLFTQITETTPTTSYLKLLDVWFVACILVDFFIVVILVVINAQRMRENDTASNVSVVMPFGAKKPSNHPAPPGFFPQPHQLVKSVKINTFAQISVPIILFVLVMAYVGLSYRSPM; encoded by the exons ATGTTTACATACAGTCTGTTGTATTCATGGATCCACCTGTGCGTCAGTCTGGACCTGGAGGGATGGAGCTACACAGTGGCCATTGACTCACACGTGCACCACGGCAATATTTCCAACTTGCTAGGGAGAGAACTGCTGGTGCGTGGTGGCGGTATTTTGATAGTGGGGCAGGAGCAGGATCTGCACGGTGGCGGCTTCAACATTGGACAGACATACGAGGGGTATGTGGCTGACCTGATCATATTCCCGAACGTACAGAGGATCCAGCGAGTCAAGGAGTTCTTGTCGTGCACattgaagagaagggagacaaCTGTGGTAACTTTCTCCTCGATGGAAAATGACTGGGAGTTACTGGGAGACTTGGAGATGATTTCCTTCACTCCAGAACAGCTATGCGGGAAGCCGCCGCCCTCGCACATCATGTTTCCTGAGCACCGTACCTTGAAGGAGTCTCAGGACCAGTGTCACATGCTAAAGGGATGGCTGAGTGCCCCGCAGAGCGAAAGCGAGAATATAGCCATTGTGAAGGCCACACAAGACCGCATGGACGTGTGTACCATCAGCTGGGGCGTGTACCTGTGGCTTGGGGTAAAGACAGTCTTTTCCAACAATTCCTGGTCCTACATCAGCTTGGACACCAACAAGTCTATGGAGTACACCAACTTCCGTAAAGGCTACTCCACGGCTGTCGAGTCCTACAACTGTACCTACATGGACGCCTTCGACACTGGCAAGTGGGCTGTGTACCCGTGCACACTCAAGACTTGCTCTGTGTGCTCTTTCGACAAACCCTCAACCCTCAGGCTGCGCGGTCTCTGCGAGAATACATTACTGGACCGAATATACATAATTAAGGGCGTGAGAAACGGGAAACCTTTCTTCAGCGGCATCGGAAACACGGAGATCTTCTGGGACAACACAACCTGGATGTTGACGGATGTCCTGGATCAAGGCGTCAGCGGTGTCATGAAGAGCTCCAGTTTACAGCAGTACCCGGTGGGCCTCCGCACTTGGAACATTATAG GAGACAAGTGCCCCTTAAGAAATCCAGAGCTGCTAATGACTGCATGCAGTGAGAAGCAGTACACGTGTCACGACGGCACGTGTATTAATAAGATTCAACGCTGCGACCGGGAGGTGAACTGCCCGGACCAGAGTGACGAACGCCTGTGTACCACCGTGGTAGTGCCTGAGGACTACATCAGGGAG GTTCCCCCGGCGAAGAGAGGGACAGATCCGGCATGGGTTAACTTCCACATCATTATCCTGTCAATGCAGCCTCTTGACACGAACAACATGAAAATCACCATTGATATCAGACTTATACTCCGTTGGTGGGATCCTCGACTTGATATGGAGAGCTTAAACTATGCTGACTCTCTTAACTTCATTCACGAGGACGACATCTGGAGGCCCGATTTGCTCTTCCAAGACGTGGTGGGTACCGAGGCCGTGACCGTACTCCAGTGGGAAACTTTCGTGGCAGTGATGGAGTCTAAGCCATTGCCTGACGACATCACGAGGGTcagagagg ATGAAGTGTACCCCGGGGAGACAAACTCCCTCAAACTGGAGCAGAACTATCAAGTGAAATTCACGTGTGACATGCGCCTGCAGTTGTACCCGTTCGACACTCAAACCTGTACATTTATCATTAGACTGAAGTCTTACACGCGATACCTGGTTGCTCTGCGGAGCTTTGAGACCATAGTGGAGTACCGAGGCGCAAGGAATTTGCGGGAATATAAGATACGTGAAGTGGAGCTTGTAGGCCACGACTGGTATAACTACAGTGGGCAAGAGATCCGTTTCAACCTGGATAACTTGTCAGGGTTTTATGTAAGTAGTACCTATATCCCAACCTTCCTCATGGTGCTCATTTGCTACTCCACCTTCTTCTACGAGCTGGATGACTTCAACGACCGCATCATGGTGTCTCTGACTGCGCTGCTGGTgttggccacactcttcacgcAGATCACGGAGACAACGCCCACCACTTCTTACCTCAAGCTACTGGATGTGTGGTTCGTGGCTTGCATCCTCGTCGACTTCTTCATCGTCGTCATCCTTGTGGTGATCAATGCGCAGAGGATGAGGGAAAATGACACAGCGAGCAACGTCAGTGTTGTCATGCCCTTCGGTGCCAAGAAGCCTAGTAACCACCCAGCCCCTCCTGGCTTCTTCCCGCAGCCTCACCAACTCGTGAAAAGCGTCAAGATAAACACCTTCGCGCAGATCAGCGTTCCCATCATCCTGTTCGTCCTTGTCATGGCCTATGTGGGTCTCTCGTATAGGTCTCCCATGTAG